Proteins encoded in a region of the Trypanosoma brucei gambiense DAL972 chromosome 6, complete sequence genome:
- a CDS encoding kinesin, putative: protein MNVRVATAVRILPGTAIADKQFILSSVHKAVDGQTVVVDSCGDGSRPMIVRVDEVYDEEDNQSYFYEQSVRDLVCCAFDGSYCTVLAYGAAGSGKTYSVLGPKAQENIMEEAGIFLRVFEDLFRYQEKMSKRRHIMFFVAALELVGEQVLDLLKRRSKIPVSDVSSDYLLHNLRHAEVTSMTEATNVFNLINDMRQDLPTDGITRGSRSSALIFIDIVQVAHKHFPDRPTRDKLVEVGGFSVEPSVRGILHSRVLLVDLVGSNIGRTSGIGGEEVIENLGMAKSLQTLGMCVRSLYVGDSHIPFCDAKLTELLKPSLAESTSRVLVVAHVSPLAKDGDETRETLCFCDRIKEFKADKSYNVPSAGFGEYETQPVTQHRELLADVRIAAAVAYYTPQRPYFTSMLKGVSVKEARDAAIVSLKNELDGLEMRKEAEYISKAKEKIMKDRDKRVRGFASRMNQMIEEYEVISQKVKEEKKVSKHLTREYEAKSEEAITEAKKAKKSRLKAQEKVENLREQLGLPKVDSSLPNQESSQSHKYDDDKMFCGGSTEELSNEERERETLLDNLVNDFQTAAKDLNDVHATYAKRLTATQRQRAQVRRIKMLCSGIILDSTLVEDIIDFIIDRAVDISHKVIKPSQPYSWKNIEGLSTVLRGGNRLYPPLFNSIPDATKVDSTGVFHRCTFLSSDESDEENSHYPDETRRPVEMDNDLYEHYLAMGNTQKKVKEDGSAGSQKKSAAKWGGEISEIARDEARKPAKENAEDEGAEGSPIGLNASATESLHLDGDNDGEFNQSDNNVEESEEPLTESEKQRMRTRRDQQYLMRVYDSPNLVDDLIKFLRGGTVMLKHGRIGKPHRRLFWVSIDREKRKLLWADPDATASRSSSYVDLDNVSYIQIGCFSKVFKRHCSTSTDPSFYRSFTVGLKDGSRTVDIVADTLADFEAWVLGLSNLVRVDPSWGGKLDVSVEVNYDRLNCFEVSLCETNYIFPTQYLMLKRRVTQLAAHTLEVLQQCGNDVAKAQEILNGIHPPGINDKGAVYLTKGELRFVGRNEIDIIRITKIWMLFQQMNLVYDDNFVPATTFGITRRS from the coding sequence ATGAACGTGCGTGTTGCTACAGCAGTTCGTATCCTACCAGGAACTGCAATAGCAGACAAGCAATTCATTCTTTCTTCGGTCCACAAAGCCGTTGATGGGCAAACTGTTGTAGTGGACAGTTGTGGCGATGGGTCGCGGCCGATGATTGTACGGGTTGATGAGGTTTATGATGAAGAGGATAATCAAAGCTACTTTTATGAGCAATCCGTTAGGGATTTGGTGTGTTGTGCATTTGATGGGAGTTATTGCACGGTATTGGCGTATGGCGCTGCGGGGAGTGGTAAGACGTATAGTGTGCTTGGACCCAAAGCACAGGAAAATATAATGGAAGAGGCGGGGATTTTCCTACGTGTATTTGAGGATTTATTTAGGTATCAGGAGAAGATGTCCAAGCGGAGGCACATCATGTTTTTCGTAGCAGCACTTGAGCTGGTTGGCGAGCAGGTGTTGGACTTGCTAAAGAGGCGAAGTAAGATTCCTGTGAGTGATGTGTCAAGTGATTATCTTTTGCACAACCTCCGCCACGCTGAAGTCACCTCGATGACCGAGGCCACGAATGTCTTCAATTTGATAAACGATATGCGCCAAGATTTGCCTACCGATGGAATTACACGTGGATCACGCTCTAGCGCTCTTATATTTATTGATATTGTTCAAGTTGCTCACAAACACTTCCCCGACCGTCCTACGCGGGATAAATTAGTGGAAGTGGGCGGATTCTCTGTTGAACCTAGTGTGCGAGGCATCCTGCATTCGCGTGTGTTATTGGTAGATTTAGTGGGTAGCAACATCGGAAGAACCTCAGGTATTGGAGGAGAGGAAGTAATAGAGAATCTGGGAATGGCTAAATCTTTGCAAACATTGGGTATGTGTGTGCGCTCCTTGTATGTTGGGGACTCGCATATTCCCTTTTGTGATGCCAAACTAACTGAGTTGCTGAAACCCTCGCTTGCTGAAAGTACGTCGCGCGTACTTGTGGTGGCCCATGTTTCTCCGCTTGCTAAGGATGGTGACGAAACGAGAGAAACATTGTGCTTTTGTGATCGGATAAAGGAGTTCAAAGCTGATAAATCCTACAATGTTCCGTCCGCAGGGTTTGGGGAATATGAAACTCAGCCAGTTACTCAGCACAGGGAACTTCTTGCTGATGTGAGAATTGCGGCTGCTGTTGCCTACTATACACCTCAACGCCCTTATTTTACGTCGATGCTAAAAGGTGTGAGCGTGAAAGAGGCACGCGATGCCGCAATTGTTTCTTTGAAAAACGAATTGGATGGCCTGGAAATGAGAAAGGAAGCGGAGTACATCagtaaagcaaaggaaaaaataatgaaggaTCGAGATAAAAGGGTACGCGGTTTCGCATCTAGGATGAATCAAATGATAGAGGAATACGAGGTAATTTCCCAGAAGgtcaaagaagagaagaaagttAGCAAGCACCTTACAAGGGAGTATGAAGCTAAGAGTGAGGAAGCCATAACGGAGGccaagaaggcaaaaaaaagtcGTTTGAAAGCCCAGGAGAAGGTGGAGAACCTTCGGGAGCAGCTTGGTTTGCCGAAGGTTGATTCGAGTTTGCCTAATCAGGAGAGTTCCCAATCACATAAGTACGATGATGACAAAATGTTTTGTGGTGGGTCGACGGAAGAACTTTcaaatgaggaaagggaaagggaaacactACTTGACAATCTTGTGAATGACTTTCAAACGGCAGCCAAGGACCTCAACGACGTCCACGCGACGTACGCGAAGCGCCTCACCGCCACTCAAAGGCAGAGAGCGCAAGTGCGACGTATAAAAATGCTTTGCTCAGGAATTATATTGGATAGCACCCTAGTGGAGGATATTATTGATTTCATTATCGATCGAGCTGTTGATATCTCCCACAAGGTAATTAAACCATCGCAGCCGTATTCTTGGAAAAATATTGAAGGCCTTAGCACTGTTTTGAGAGGTGGTAACAGACTTTATCCACCGTTGTTCAATTCTATTCCAGATGCTACAAAAGTGGATAGTACAGGAGTATTTCATAGATGTACTTTTCTCAGCTCTGACGAAAGCGATGAGGAGAACTCTCACTATCCAGATGAAACGCGGCGGCCAGTTGAGATGGACAATGATTTGTACGAACATTATTTGGCGATGGGTAATACGcaaaagaaggtgaaggaggaCGGTAGTGCGGGTTCACAAAAGAAGTCAGCAGCAAAATGGGGAGGGGAGATTTCAGAAATTGCACGAGACGAAGCGAGAAAGCCCGCGAAGGAGAATGCTGAAGATGAGGGTGCTGAGGGAAGTCCGATAGGATTAAATGCATCAGCAACGGAATCGCTACATCTCGATGGCGACAACGATGGGGAATTTAATCAATCTGATAACAATGTCGAAGAGAGTGAGGAGCCTTTGACGGAATCGGAGAAACAGCGAATGCGGACACGTAGGGACCAGCAATACcttatgcgtgtgtatgaCTCACCTAACTTGGTCGACGATCTCATAAAATTCTTGCGCGGTGGAACGGTAATGCTGAAGCACGGACGCATAGGAAAACCACATCGTCGCCTGTTCTGGGTATCTATAGATAGGGAGAAGCGAAAGCTTCTATGGGCAGATCCCGATGCAACCGCAAGTCGCTCTAGCTCGTATGTTGACCTTGACAACGTGAGTTACATTCAAATAGGCTGTTTCAGTAAAGTTTTCAAACGGCACTGCTCGACATCGACGGATCCAAGTTTTTACCGTAGTTTTACTGTTGGTTTGAAAGATGGTAGTCGTACGGTTGATATTGTAGCCGACACATTAGCGGATTTTGAGGCTTGGGTGCTTGGCCTGTCTAACTTGGTGAGGGTAGATCCATCGTGGGGCGGGAAGTTGGATGTCTCAGTGGAGGTAAACTACGACCGTCTTAACTGCTTTGAGGTGAGTCTTTGCGAAACAAATTACATATTTCCTACGCAATACCTCATGTTAAAACGACGTGTGACGCAGCTTGCGGCCCACACCCTCGAGGTTCTTCAGCAATGTGGAAATGATGTTGCAAAGGCCCAGGAAATTTTGAATGGTATTCATCCCCCAGGAATCAATGACAAGGGTGCTGTGTACCTTACAAAGGGTGAGTTACGCTTTGTTGGTCGCAACGAAATAGACATCATCCGTATCACCAAAATATGGATGTTGTTTCAACAAATGAATCTTGTGTACGATGACAACTTCGTGCCGGCGACGACATTCGGTATTACTCGGCGGAGTTag